The genome window GCCGGGCACGGCGTGAAGATGTCGCTGGACGACTTCGGTACGGGCTACTCGTCGCTCGTGCATCTGCGGCGGCTGCCGGTGAGCGAGCTGAAGATCGACCGGTCGTTCGTGGCACGGCTCGCGGTGGACGCGGAGGACGCGGAGATCGTGCGCTGCACGGTGGACCTCGCACATTCGCTGGGCCTGCTCGTCGTCGCCGAGGGCGTCGAGGACGACGAGACATGGGAGCGGCTGCGGGACCTGGGCTGCGACGCGGTGCAGGGGTGGCTGGTCGCCGCGGCCATGCCCGCGGAGGAGACGACGGCGTGGCTGCGGGCCCGTGGAGTGCGCGGGTGGCAGCGTCCCCGGGCCGCGCTGCCGGCGGCCACCGCCGACGACCCGGGGCGGCTCGGCTGACCCGACAGCCGCGTGATCAACTCGTTCCCGCGGCGAAGTGCCCGATCAGCAGGGCGAGCCGACGCTCATGGGCCCGGTCCGGCAGGCGTCCGCTGCGCATCAGCGTGACCAGGCCGTGCAGCCCGGCCCAGTACGTCTCCGCGAGCAGGCCCTGGTCGTCGCCCTCGTGCGCCACGGGTTCCACGGCCCGGAGCAGTTCGCCGAACGCCTCCTGCAGGGCCGCGGGCGCCTCCGGTGTTGCGAACGGCAGGTCCACGACGTGGGTGAACATGGCGTCGTAGAGCGCGGGCCGCCGCTGCGCGAACTCCGTGTACGCCTTCCCCACCGCTGCCAGCGCCCCGCGCGCGCCCTCGGCCGCCGTACGCGCCGCGCGCAGCTCGGCCGCCAGATCCGCGCAACCCTGCACCGCGACCGCCGCCATGATGGCGTCCTTGCCCTTGAAGTGGCTGTACAGCACGGGCTGGCTGTACTCGATCTCGGCGGCGA of Streptomyces cynarae contains these proteins:
- a CDS encoding TetR/AcrR family transcriptional regulator, translated to MTIQTRRERERAERERLIVTAARELAEAEGWDAVTTRRLAAEIEYSQPVLYSHFKGKDAIMAAVAVQGCADLAAELRAARTAAEGARGALAAVGKAYTEFAQRRPALYDAMFTHVVDLPFATPEAPAALQEAFGELLRAVEPVAHEGDDQGLLAETYWAGLHGLVTLMRSGRLPDRAHERRLALLIGHFAAGTS